Part of the Paenibacillus antri genome is shown below.
GAGGAACGCGGCATCTTCCGCCTCGGGTCGGACTTCTACGAACAGAGCGGGGGCGTCTTCGCTCTCGGCGACATTCGGCCTGTCCCCTAAGGGACGGCCATGTTAAAATAGGCTCACGACGGCGTGATTCCCAAGACTGGCAGGATGAGAGGGTACCTATGAATAACTACCTGCGAAAGTACAGAGAACGTAGATATTTCATGCGTATCGTATTATCGATCAATTTGCTGATCGTCTCTTTTATGCTGGCATCGTTGCTGTCGGCCTTTTGGTATTCCAAGAAAATCAGCTTGGACTCGCAGCAGGAAGCCAACGAGAAGGTGCTTTCCCAGATCAACTATAACATCACGTACATGAACGAAACCGTGAAAAACTTCGCCATCTCGCTGTTCTACGATAACGATATGGCGCATCTGCTGTACAGCGGCGGGATCGACCGCTTCGAGGATACGACCCGCGTCATTAAGCTGAATAAGACGATCGCATACAACTCCTTCGTCCATTCGGTAGTATTCTACAACAGCAAGCGAGGCGTCTTTTTCACCGGGGGCGACAACGCGATCACCGCGCCGAACAGCACCTTGATCAACCGCATCGAGGGCTACTTGAACGGCAGCGACCCGATCTACAAGATGCAGCTGATGCCGATCGAATTTACGCCCGACGTCAGAGAGCCCGAGCGCAAGCAAGACGTATTTTCGCTCTTCCTGTACGATTCGTTGGACGAATATACGAGGACGGAGAGCGCGCTGATCATTAACGTGAAGCCGGAATGGCTGTTGGAGAAGCTGGAGCTGGCGAACGGGCAATCCGGGAACGGCTCCAACCGAATGTTCATTTTGGACCAAAATCAAGAAATATACAGTGCTTCCGCGCGGACGGATTTGGATTTGGAAGCGCTCAAGGACGAAGTGTACCGCCATTATGCCGTCAGCGGAAATCAAGTGGCGCAGTTCACGTACGCGGTCGGCGACGACAAGCACATCGTCAATTACATGGTAAATCCCTCCGTCGATTGGATCATTGTGGACATAGAGCCTTACGCCGTCGTATGGGCCGCGGTCGACAAGCTCAAGCTCGTCTTCCTGACCGTCGCCGCCGTCTGTCTCGTGCTTGCTGTCATCGCCTCCTTGTTCGTCACGAGCAAGCTCTACTCTCCGATTAACGGATTGCTGAAGCAGACGAAGCGGTTCCCGGGGAACGATCCGGACCGGTTCGAAGAGAAGGACGAGATCAGCTACATCTCGCAAATCTACAATCGCCTGATCGAGACGCTCATGCAGGAGCAGGTTAAGCAAGAGGGAGACGAAGCGATCCTCCGCTCTTATTACATCAGGAAGCTCATCACCGACAGCTCCGAGTTTTCGGAAGAAGACCGACAGGAATGTATCGAAAAGGGGTACCTGCGAACGAGCCTTACGAAGGATATCGTTCTCGGAGCGATCAAGCTGGACGACTACGCGAAGCTGAAGGCGAAGACGCTGGGCGTCGACGTGAATTTGCTTCGCTTCGCGGTCGGCAACATCGTTCAGGAAGTGCTCTCGGAGGAGACGGACTGCGACGTCGTCGATATGCGGAGCGAGCATCTGGTATTGATTCTCGAAGCCGAGCGGATGGACGAAGACCGCATCTCGCGTTTCGTGCAGCTGCTGCGCCGCGCCCAGTCCATCGTGCGCGATTATTACCAAGTGACGTTCACGGTCGCGCTCGCCGAGCCGACGACCGATTCTCGTGAGCTGACCGCAAGGTACGAGCAGGCGCTCGATTACGTAACGTACAAGATGAATTTCGGCTTAGGCGCGGTCATTACGCCTGCGATGGTACGGCCGAATCTGGACAATCCGGAGACGCAAATTCCGCCGGAGCTCGAGCGGAAGTTCATCGAAGCGATAAAGTCGAATCGGCAGGAGAACGTCTTTCAAGAACTGGAGCACATTCGCCGCGCCATCGCCTGCATGAGCTCCGACGCCGTCATTCAGTCGGTCATTCATCTCGGCATCATCCTGAAGCAAACGGTGCGGGAAATCAATCAGAACAAGCTGGCGCCGCTGTCGGTCGACCTTCGCTCCGTCGACCGCCTCGTGTTCGAGAAGGAGACGCTCGACGACATCTTCGCGGAAATCGGCAGAATGCTGAACGAGCTCTTCGTCGATCGGAAGCGGGGCGTCGAGAACAAAGATCACGTGATCGTCGATACGATCAAGGAAGTCATCCAAGCGAATTACACGAATCCGAATTTGGGTCTGCAGGAAATTTCCGATCGGCTGAAGATGTCCTCCGCGTACGTCGGCCGTATCTTCAAGCGGCAGGAGACGGTCTCCGTGGCCGACTATATTAACGAAATCCGCTTGTTGAAATCGGTATTGCTGCTGGAAAATCACAACCTCCAAGTGAACGAAATTTCAGAAAAGGTGGGCTTCAGCTCGCCGAGTTACTTCTTCAAGCTGTTCAAGAAGCGCTTCGGCACGACGCCGAAAGATTACCGGATCAAGAAATCGCTCACGGATCCGCCGCCGGTTCCCGAGGTTCATAAAAATACGAATTGATCATCGCCCTTGTCGAGAAAAGCGCGGATTTTGCCCTTTCTTTCGCGTTCGGGGCCGGATACGATGAGCTGAGGGAAACGACAAACTAATCGCTGGGGGATGGAAAACGCTATGAATCGTAACGAGGCAGCGAGCGGCGTTCGGGAACGACCGGTCTCCGTCATCATCGTCGGCGCGGGCAGCCGCAGCATGAATTATGCGAGCTACTCGCGGAAGCATCCGGAGCGGATGCGGATCGTCGGGGTCGTAGAGCCGAATTCGCAGCGGCGGGAGCATACGGCGAAGACGTACGACATCCCCGAGGCGATGACGTTCTCGTCCGTGGAAGAGCTGGCGCTCCGGCCGAAGCTCGCGGACGCGGTGTTGAACGGGACGATGGACGATCTCCATGTATCGACGAGCTTGCCCTTGCTCCGCAACGGGTACGACATGCTGCTGGAGAAGCCGATCGGCGTCTCGGAGGACGAAGTGATGGAGCTGTACCGCACGGCGCGGGAGCACGGCAACAAAGTCATGATATGCCATGTCCTTCGATACGCCCCTTTTTATATTGAACTCAAGCGCGCGATCGAGTCGGGAGCGATCGGGGAGATCGTCCATATCCAGACGGAGGAGAACGTCGACTTCCATCACATGGCCACGGCGTTCGTTCGCGGGAAGTTCGCGAATCAAGCCAGAAGCGGGTCCTCCTTCCTTATGCAGAAGTGCTGCCACGATCTCGATCTGATCGCTTGGTTCCAATCCGGGACGCGTCCCGTTCGAGTGTCGAGCTACGGAAGCCTCCTGCAGTTTCGCGAGTCCCGCGCGCCGGCCGGATCGGGCACCCGATGCTTGACCGATTGCGAGATCGAGGCGGAATGCGTCTACTCGGCGAAGAAGCTGTACGTCGACCGCCCGCTGTGGGGGGCGTACGTATGGCCGCGGTATTTGGACGGCGTGCGGCTGAGCGACGCTGAGAAGCTGGAGAGCCTCGGATCGGACAATCCGTTCGGACGCTGCGTCTGGCGCTGCGATAACGATATCGTCGATCATCAGGCGGTCATGCTCGAATTCGAGGACGGCAGCACGGCCGTGCATAATCTCGTCGGAGCGACGGCGAAAGCGTGCCGAACCGTTCATATCACGGGAACGAAGGGCGAAATCCAAGGCGTGCTCGAAGACGGCGCCTTCGTCGTTCGCCGCCCGTCGCTGACGGACGGCGGCGGCACGTTCCGCGAGGAGCGCGTGGAAATCAGCGTAAGCAACGATATGCACGGCGGCGGCGATCACCGTCTCGTAGAGGACTTCGTCCGCGTGGTGCGGGGGGATGGGGAGGCGAGCTTCTCCACCTCGTTGGACCATTCGATCGTCGGGCACTTGATCGGGTTTCGGGCCGATCGGTCCATGGCGTCGGGGCGGTCGATGTCCATCGATTGGAGCATGATCACCTCGGAACGCCCTGCGTCCAAAACAAACGGCGAACCGTACCCGTCCGCATGACGGGAGCGGTTCGCCGCTTTCTTTCTTGTCGCTTTACGCGTTCAGCTTGGCCGCGATGTCCAACATGCGCTTGACCTGGTGCGCCACGGCCGGTTGGACGTCCTGCGTCATCTTGCCTTCCTGATCGACCTTCACGCTCGTCCCGTACGGGTTGCCGCCGGTGGAGAAGATGACCGGATCCGTGTAGCCGGGAGCGGCGATGATGGCGCCCCAATGGTACATCGTCGTGTACAGCGACAGAATCGTCGCTTCTTGGCCGCCATGGTCGTTCTGCGCGGACGTCATCGCGCTGACGACCTTGTTGACGAGCTTCCCTTGGAACCACAGTCCGCCGGTCGTGTCGAGGAACTGCTTCATCTGCGCCGGGACGTTCCCGAATCGAGTCGGCATGCTGAACAAGACCGCGTCCGCCCATTCTAGATCGGCCAGCGTGACCACGGGCACGTCCTTCGTCGCTTCGACATGAGCCTTCCAGAGCGGATTTCCGTTGATCGCGGCTTCCGGCGCAAGCTCTTGCACCTTCATGAGCTTGACCTCGGCGCCGTTCGCTTTCGCGGCGGCTTCCGCCATTTTCGAAAGATTATAGTTCGTTCCCGTCGAGCTGTAATATACGATCGCGAATTTCAGTTGCGCCACCCGTACCGTCTCCTTTTGTGTTTTGGCTTTGCTTTGGTTATATTTTCCGAAGAGGGCGAAAATATGCGAAGAACTAAGCCGGAGAGGGTGTCGATATGAAATTGGAAGTGACCGAGCGGGCCGTGGCTTGCTTGCAAGGAGAGTGGGGCTTCGAGCCCGGCGAGTTCATCCGGGTGTACGCGAGGTATGCGGGGGGCGGCGCCGAGCCGTATGTGCTCGGGATCCAAAAGGAGCGGCCGCGAGGCGACGGACGGCAGGAGAGTACCGTAGCGGGCGGCATGACGTTCTTCATCGAGGAAGGGGACATGTGGTTCGTGCAGGACAAGAAGGTAACGATCGACGCGACGGGTCCGGATATCCAGTTCGTGTTGGAATAAGAGAGGTTCGGAACGGCGCCGCCGCCGGAGTCCCTTGAAGCGGGAAGCGGCGGCGGTATGTCGCAGGCGCAAAGAAAAAAAGGTTTGCAAAAACTAATCAAATTAGTTAATATGCTATTATAAGTAGTTTATCGGGAGGTTTTGGATATGAAACGAACGAATCGGGGCGCCGTCCATCAACTTACGTTTTTGCCTGGGGTATTCCCCGTCAACTGTTATCTCGTGGAGGAGAAGGACTCGCTGACGCTCGTGGACGCGGCGCTGCCGTATTCCGCGCGGGGCATTCTGGACGCCGCGCGGCGCATCGGCAAGCCGATCGAGACGATCGTTCTGACTCACCCGCACGAAGACCATGTGGGCGCCTTGGACGAATTGAAGCGTGCGCTTCCGCATGTGCCGATCGCCGTATCGGAGCGGGACGTCCGATTTTTCGACCGCGATCTGACGCTGCTGCCGGGCGAGCCGGCGTCGCCGATTCGCGGCGGCGTGCCGAAGAAGCTTGCGTCCCGGCCCGATCGGCTGCTGCGCGAAGGCGAACGGATCGGTTCGCTGACGGCGATCGCCGCGCCGGGACATACCCCGGGCTCGCTCGCGTTCTTGGACGAACGGGATGGGACGTTGATCGCCGGGGACGCCTTCCAGACTCGCGGCAGAACGGCGGTAGCGGGAACGGTCGTGCCGTGGTTTCCGTTCCCGGCGTTCGGTACATGGGATGCCCGGACGGCGCTCGGCAGCGCCAAGAAGCTTGCGGAGCTGAACCCTCGCCTGCTCGCCGTCGGTCATGGGACGATGCTGCAATCGCCCGGCGCGGCCATGCGCAGAGCGATCGCGGAAGCCGAAACGAGACTTGGATAAGGGAGGAAGAGGATACCATGTCGCCGAGAGTTGGATTGGATTTACCGACGGTGCTGCGCGCGGCTTCCGAGTTGGCCGACGAGCAAGGACTCGATCGATTGTCGCTCGGAGAGCTGGCCGCGCGGTTGAACGTTCGCACGCCTTCGCTCTATAACCATGTGGAGGGGCTGCCGGCGCTGAAGCGAAAGCTGGCCTTGTACGGACTGGAGCGGCTGCGGGACGCCATGGCGTCGGCCGCCGTCGGCAAGTCGGGCGATGCCGCCGTGCTGGCGACGAGCGAAGCGTACGTCGGCTTCGCCAGAATGCACCCGGGCGTATACGAAGCGACGTTCCGCGCGACGGACCCGAACGACGAGGAGCTGGCTCAGGCGTCGTATGCCGTCGTACAGGTCGTGATGCGGGTGCTTGAGGCGTACGGACTCGGAGAAGAGCGGACGCTTCACATGATCCGCGGGCTGCGAAGCATCCTGCACGGCTTCGCTTCGATCGAGCAAGCGGGCGGCTTCGGTCTGAAGCTCGACCCGAACGTCAGCTTCCGCCTGCTGCTCGACACGTTCCTCGCCGGCTTGCGGGCGACGAGCGGAGGAGAAGCATGAGCGCCTTGCTGCCGGTCTTCATGACCGCGAACTTGATCGTCCGGTTCGGCTTGGAGCTGTGCGCCTTGGCGATTTACGCGTAT
Proteins encoded:
- a CDS encoding AraC family transcriptional regulator — encoded protein: MRIVLSINLLIVSFMLASLLSAFWYSKKISLDSQQEANEKVLSQINYNITYMNETVKNFAISLFYDNDMAHLLYSGGIDRFEDTTRVIKLNKTIAYNSFVHSVVFYNSKRGVFFTGGDNAITAPNSTLINRIEGYLNGSDPIYKMQLMPIEFTPDVREPERKQDVFSLFLYDSLDEYTRTESALIINVKPEWLLEKLELANGQSGNGSNRMFILDQNQEIYSASARTDLDLEALKDEVYRHYAVSGNQVAQFTYAVGDDKHIVNYMVNPSVDWIIVDIEPYAVVWAAVDKLKLVFLTVAAVCLVLAVIASLFVTSKLYSPINGLLKQTKRFPGNDPDRFEEKDEISYISQIYNRLIETLMQEQVKQEGDEAILRSYYIRKLITDSSEFSEEDRQECIEKGYLRTSLTKDIVLGAIKLDDYAKLKAKTLGVDVNLLRFAVGNIVQEVLSEETDCDVVDMRSEHLVLILEAERMDEDRISRFVQLLRRAQSIVRDYYQVTFTVALAEPTTDSRELTARYEQALDYVTYKMNFGLGAVITPAMVRPNLDNPETQIPPELERKFIEAIKSNRQENVFQELEHIRRAIACMSSDAVIQSVIHLGIILKQTVREINQNKLAPLSVDLRSVDRLVFEKETLDDIFAEIGRMLNELFVDRKRGVENKDHVIVDTIKEVIQANYTNPNLGLQEISDRLKMSSAYVGRIFKRQETVSVADYINEIRLLKSVLLLENHNLQVNEISEKVGFSSPSYFFKLFKKRFGTTPKDYRIKKSLTDPPPVPEVHKNTN
- a CDS encoding Gfo/Idh/MocA family protein, coding for MNRNEAASGVRERPVSVIIVGAGSRSMNYASYSRKHPERMRIVGVVEPNSQRREHTAKTYDIPEAMTFSSVEELALRPKLADAVLNGTMDDLHVSTSLPLLRNGYDMLLEKPIGVSEDEVMELYRTAREHGNKVMICHVLRYAPFYIELKRAIESGAIGEIVHIQTEENVDFHHMATAFVRGKFANQARSGSSFLMQKCCHDLDLIAWFQSGTRPVRVSSYGSLLQFRESRAPAGSGTRCLTDCEIEAECVYSAKKLYVDRPLWGAYVWPRYLDGVRLSDAEKLESLGSDNPFGRCVWRCDNDIVDHQAVMLEFEDGSTAVHNLVGATAKACRTVHITGTKGEIQGVLEDGAFVVRRPSLTDGGGTFREERVEISVSNDMHGGGDHRLVEDFVRVVRGDGEASFSTSLDHSIVGHLIGFRADRSMASGRSMSIDWSMITSERPASKTNGEPYPSA
- the wrbA gene encoding NAD(P)H:quinone oxidoreductase, translated to MAQLKFAIVYYSSTGTNYNLSKMAEAAAKANGAEVKLMKVQELAPEAAINGNPLWKAHVEATKDVPVVTLADLEWADAVLFSMPTRFGNVPAQMKQFLDTTGGLWFQGKLVNKVVSAMTSAQNDHGGQEATILSLYTTMYHWGAIIAAPGYTDPVIFSTGGNPYGTSVKVDQEGKMTQDVQPAVAHQVKRMLDIAAKLNA
- a CDS encoding HesB/YadR/YfhF family protein, with amino-acid sequence MKLEVTERAVACLQGEWGFEPGEFIRVYARYAGGGAEPYVLGIQKERPRGDGRQESTVAGGMTFFIEEGDMWFVQDKKVTIDATGPDIQFVLE
- a CDS encoding MBL fold metallo-hydrolase codes for the protein MKRTNRGAVHQLTFLPGVFPVNCYLVEEKDSLTLVDAALPYSARGILDAARRIGKPIETIVLTHPHEDHVGALDELKRALPHVPIAVSERDVRFFDRDLTLLPGEPASPIRGGVPKKLASRPDRLLREGERIGSLTAIAAPGHTPGSLAFLDERDGTLIAGDAFQTRGRTAVAGTVVPWFPFPAFGTWDARTALGSAKKLAELNPRLLAVGHGTMLQSPGAAMRRAIAEAETRLG
- a CDS encoding TetR/AcrR family transcriptional regulator, whose amino-acid sequence is MSPRVGLDLPTVLRAASELADEQGLDRLSLGELAARLNVRTPSLYNHVEGLPALKRKLALYGLERLRDAMASAAVGKSGDAAVLATSEAYVGFARMHPGVYEATFRATDPNDEELAQASYAVVQVVMRVLEAYGLGEERTLHMIRGLRSILHGFASIEQAGGFGLKLDPNVSFRLLLDTFLAGLRATSGGEA